In the genome of Caulobacter flavus, the window GGCCCAGGGCCAGCAGGCTCCAGCCGGAAATACGGCTCAAGGTCGGATCGGGACGGGTCATCGGATGTCTCCTTTCATGGGGTCGAGGAGGACCGCCGGGGCTGGGCGGGCGGCGGTCCTCCTCGGGCCGCCGAGCGAGCGTCTACTCGGCGGCGATGGGAGCCGCGTCGAACGCGATCCCCAGTCTTAGGGCGACGCCCGCGGCATAGGCCGGGTCGGCGCGATGGAAGTGGACCAGCTGGCGGCGCACGATCGCCTCGGGCACGCCCTGCATGGCCGCGGCGATGTTGCCGAACAACGCTTCCTGTTGGGCCGGGCTCATCAGCCGGAACAGGGCGCCGGGCTGGGCGTAGTCGTCATTGCCGGCGCGGTGATCGAAGCGGTCGGCGTCGCCGTGCAGCGGCAGCGGCGGCTCGGCGGCCGAAGGCGCCTCCACCGGCCCGCCGAAGCTGCTGGGCTCGTACCAGGCCTCCGTCCGCTTTGGCGCGTCGAAGCGCATGGCGCCGTCGGCGTGGTAGTGGTTCACCGGGCAGCGCGGACGGTTGACCGGCAGCGCCTCGTAGTGCGTGCCCACCCGGTAGCGGTGCGCGTCGGCATAGGCGAACAGCCGCCCCTGCAGCACCTTGTCGGGCGAGAAGCCGATCCCGGGCACGATGTTCGACGGCGAGAACGAGCTCTGCTCCACCTCGGCGAAGTAGTTGTCCGGGTTGCGGTTCAGCTCCAGCACGCCGACCTCGATCAGCGGGAAGTCGGCATGCGGCCACACCTTCGTCAGGTCGAAGGGGTCGAACGCCGTCTGCCGCGCCTGGGCCTCGGTCATGATCTGCACCCTCAGGGTCCAGCGCGGGTAGTCGCCGCCTTCGATCGCCTCGAACAGGTCGCGCTGGGCGCTCTCGCGGTCGCCCGCGATCACCGCATTGCCCTCTTCGTTGGTCCAGGTGCGGACGCCCTGCTGGGACTTGAAGTGGAACTTGACCCAGACACGCTCGTTGGCGGCGTTGACGAAGCTGTAGGTGTGGCTGCCGAAGCCGTGCATGTGGCGATAGCCCTGCGGCAGGCCGCGATCCGAGAACAGGATCGTCACCTGGTGCAGGCTTTCGGGCGACAGGCTCCAGAAATCCCACATCGCCGTCGGCGAGCGCAGGTTCGACACCGGGTGGCGCTTCTGGGTGCGGATGAAGTCAGGGAACTTCAGCGGATCGCGGATGAAGAACACCGGCGTGTTGTTGCCCACCAGGTCCCAGTTGCCCTCTTCGGTATAGACCTTCAGGGCGAAGCCGCGCACGTCGCGCTCGGCGTCGGCCGCGCCGCGCTCGCCGGCCACGGTGGAAAAGCGCAGCAGCACCTCGGACGTCGCGCCCGGCTGCAGGGCCTTGGCCTTGGTCCAGGCGCTGATGTCGTGGGTGATGGTCAGCACGCCATAGGCGGCCGAGCCCTTGGCGTGGACCACGCGCTCGGGAATGCGCTCGCGGTTCTGGTGCGCCAGCTTCTCGATCAGCTGGTAGTCCTGCATCAGCAGAGGCCCGCGCGGGCCGGCCGACAGGCTGTTCTGGTTGTCCGCGACGGGCGCGCCGGCCGTGGTGGTCAGGATGGTCTTGGTCATGTCGCCCTCGTCGAATGTCGTAGCGCCACTGTCGCGGGCGGCGTTCGATAAATCCAACTGATCGTTTTTCTCATCAGGATCGGAAGATCCTATCGAACGGTAGCGCGGCCGATCACGTGGTTCTTGGAAGGACGCATCGGCTCGACCCGGCGGGCGCGGCGGTTTAAGCCAAGCCGCATGACCGCCATCCTGCCCGACGCCGCCGCCGCCAACTGGGTCGACCGCTACGCCCCGGTCGCCTTGCGACCATGGCTGAAGCTGGGACGCTTCGACCGGCCGGCCGGCATCTGGCTGTTGATGCTGCCCGGCTGGCAGGGCATCGCCCTGGCCGCCGCCGAGAAGGGCCAGCTGCCCAATCCCTGGCTGCTGATCGCCTTCTTCGTCGGGGCGGCGCTGATGCGGGCGGCCGGCTGCGCCTTCAACGACATCGTCGACCGCGACTTCGACGCCCAGGTGGCCCGCACGGCCCTGCGCCCGATCCCGGCCGGCCTGATCACCGTCAAGCAGGCCTGGCTGTTCCTGGTGGGCTGCAGCCTGACCAGCTTCCTGATCCTGATCTGCCTGGGCTGGGTCGCCATCGGCCTGGGCGTCGCCTCGCTGGTGCTGGTGGCCGGCTATCCGTTCATGAAGCGGATCACCTGGTGGCCGCAGGCGTGGCTGGGCCTGACCTTCAACTGGGGCGCCCTCCTGGGCTACGCCGCCGCGACCCACACCCTCTCGTGGTCGGCCGCCCTGCTCTACGCCTCGGGCATCTTCTGGACCCTGGGCTACGACACGATCTACGCCATCCAGGACATCGAGGACGACGCCCTGGCCGGGGTGAAGTCGTCGACCCGGCGCCTGGGCTCCAAGGTCCGCGAAGGCGTGGCGATCTTCTACGTCCTGGCCTTCGCCCTGGCCCTGGCCGCCGCCTGGGTCGGCGGGTTGGGCCCGCTGTTCCTGCCGCTGCTGGGCCTGTTCGCCCTGCACCTGTCGCGCCAGGCCGTGGCCGTCCGCGTCGACGACGGCCCCGGCGCGCTGCGGATCTTCAAGTCCAACGCCCAGGCCGGCGCGATCCTGGTCCTGGCCTTGGTGGCCGGGGCGTGGACGCCGGCGGGGTTATAATCTGTGCGTCCTTCGAGGCTCGCCTGCGGTTCGCACCTCAGGATGAGGAAGCCATGGCGCTGAAGTCCTCATCCTGAGGCGCCCGCGCAGCGGGCCTCGAAGGACGCACGGCTTCAAAACGGCCCCGCGCGATAGATCCGCTCCATCGACCGCTCCAGCTCGCCCAGCCGGCGGTCATAGGCCCGGTTCAGGCAGGCCCGGTTGGCCTTGCAGTTCGCACGATCGTTCAACCAGGCTTGCTGGCCGTCCATCAGCGCCCCGCGCGCGCCCATGCCCATGGTGCGCTTGTTGACGTCGTAGAGCACGCTCATCCGCACGTCCTTGTTGTCGAGGCTCCGGTCGGCGCAGATCGCCCGCTCGTCGGCCCGCCGGGCCTTGGCGCAGTCGAAGCTGGCGGCGTGCGCGGCGCCCGCGAAGCCAAGCGAGACAAGGGCGGCGATGATCGGCAAGCGCATGAAAACTCTCCGGAAACAGGCATGACCTAACGGCATTCTGTCGGCCTGAACCTGAATGTGCGATGATCCGTTCCATGGCCGTCGCCGCCCGCATCAAGCCGCAGGAACTGTTCGCGCCCGAGGACTGGGCCCGCCTGTCGGCGCGCTCGTCCTGGCGCGGGATCGCCATGGTCGCCCACGCCTGGGGCGTGATCCTGGCCGCCGGCGCCCTGTTCGTCGTCTGGCCCAATCCGCTGACCTACGTCGTCGCCGTCATGCTGATCGGCGCGCGGCAGCTGGGCCTGGCGATCCTGATGCACGAGGCCGCGCACGGCGGCCTTCACCCCAACCTCAAGGTCAACGACTGGCTGGGCGAGTGGCTGTGCGCCGCGCCGCTGGGCGCCTCGCTGAACGCCTACCGCCCCTATCACCTGACCCACCACAAGTTCGCCCAGCAGGCCGAGGACCCGGATCTCGTGCTGTCGGCCCCGTTCCCGACCACTCGCGCCTCGCTGCGCCGCAAGATCGTTCGCGACCTGACCGGCCAGACCTTCTTCAAGCAGCGGTTCGGGCCGATCCTCGCCGGCCTGAAGAAGCGCGGCCACGGCCAGGCCCCGGGCGCGATCTTCGCCCGCGCCGCGGCCGGCCAGAAGCGGTTCCTGCTGATCAACCTGGTCATACTGGTCGCGCTGAGCGCGGCGGGCCTGTGGTGGGCCTGGTTCGCGCTGTGGCTCGTGCCGATGGCCACCTGGTTTCCGCTGGTCACCCGCCTGCGCAACATCGCCGAGCACGCCCTGGTGGCCAAGGACGAGCCAGATCCGTTCCGCCACGCCCGCACCACCCGCGCCAACTGGTTGGAACGCGCCCTGGTCGCGCCCTACCACGTCAACTTCCACGCCGAGCATCACCTGTTCATGCACGTGCCGTGCTGGAACCTGCCGCGCGCTCACCGGCTGCTGCGGGAGAAAGGGCTGACCGAGGGCATGCTGACGGCGCCGGGCTATCTGACGGTGCTGAAGGCGGCGTCGGGCAAGGCGGCGGCCGTCTAACTCCTCCCCCGCCTGCGGGGGAGGGGGACCGCGAAGCGGTGGAGGGGGCGGCGGCGCGCACGGCGCTTTGTCACTCGCCCCCTCCGTCACGGCGCTGATAGCGCCGCGCCACCTCCCCCGTTTCACGGGGGAGGAGAACGCCTATAACCCGCCCCATGATCGTCCAGACCCTGGAAGGCCGCCGGGCCTTCATCGCCGACAACACCCGCCTGCTGCCGACGCCGCACGCGCCCGAGCTGGTGCTGCACCTGGCTGACGAGATCACGCCGCTGTGGAAGCTGACCGAGGAGGCGCTGGAGGCGATCGGCCTGCCGCCGCCGTTCTGGGCCTTCGCCTGGGCCGGCGGCCAGGCCCTGGCGCGCTACGTCCTGGACCATCCGGAGATCGTGCGCGGCAAGACCGTCGTCGACTTCGCCACCGGCTCGGGCATCGTCGCCGTCGCGGCGATGAAGGCCGGCGCGGCGAGCGTGCTGGCGGCCGACATCGACGTCTTCTGCGAGGCGGCCGTGGCCATGAACGCCGCGGCCAACGGCGTCGAGATCGCCTTCACCGACGCCAACCTGCTCGACGCCCCGCCGCCGGAGGCCGACGTGCTGCTGGCCGGCGACATCTGCTACGAGGGCCCGATGGCGGCTGCGGTCATGGCTTGGCTGGCGAAGGGCCGCGCGGCCGGCGCGACGGTGCTGGTCGGCGATCCGGGCCGCACCTACTTCCCCAAGGACGGCCTGGAAAAGCTGGCCGAGTATCAAGTGCCCACCACCCGCGAGCTGGAAGACCTGGCCATCAAGCGCACCAGCGTCTGGACTCTGCCCTGAGCGGCGACTAGAACATAATAAGAACATACCGAGGAGCACGCCCATGCGCGAAGACGGCAAGATCGACTACATCGAATGGGCGGGCGGCGAGCTGCCGGCGACCAAGGCCTTCTACGCGGCCGCCTTCGGCTGGAGCTTCACCGACTACGGCCCCGGCTACACCGCCTTCGAGGGCCAGGGCGCCGACGGCGGCTTCGTGGGCGACGTGACGGAAGAGCCGGCCAAGCCGCTGGTGATCCTCTACGCCCACGATCTCGAGGCCATGGAAGCCAAGGTCACCGCCGCCGGCGGCGTGATCGTCAAGCCGATCTTCGAATTCCCCGGCGGCCGCCGCTTCCACTTCATCGACCCGGCCGGCAACGAACTGGCCGTCTGGAGCGCGACCGGCTTCGAATAGGATCCTCCCCCTCTGGGGGACTGTTGCGAAATTCGGAACGTCGAAGAACAGACCAGAATCCGTTCGAGAACAGTTCGGAATCAAAAGGGGAAAGTCGTTCTTGTTTTACCCCATTATGCAACGATCCCCCTCTGGGGGAGGTGGCCCGAAGGCCAGGAGAGGGTCGGTTTCAGCCGCCGCGTTCCTGGCCGCGATCGCGCGCCCTTCCCCCCTTTCGAGGGCAGACCCGCAAAACCGTCACACATCGCTTTCAAACTCCGCCGCCTGACGATCGGCCGAGCGCGGGGGAGCGACATGGGCGAGCGGACCTGCGGTTCCTGCGGCCTGTGCTGCAAGGTGCTGGCCATCGAGGCCCTGGCCAAGCCCGACGGCGTCTGGTGCGGCCATTTCCGCAAGGGCGGCGGCTGCGGCTCGTACGAGACCCGCCCGGGCGCCTGTCGCGACTTCCACTGCCTGTGGCTGAGCTCGGAAAAGCTGGACCAGGGCTGGCGGCCCGACAAGGCCGGCTTCGTGATGTACGCCGACCGCGACGGCAAGCGCCTCAACGTGGTGGTCGATCCCGGCAAGCCGACAGCCTGGAAGCGCTCGCCCTACTACGAGCGTATCAAGGCCATGTCGCGCCGGGCCTATGACGGCTACGAGCTGGTCGTCTGCGTCGGCGATCGCCGCACCGTGGTCTTCCCCTCCGAGGACGTCGACCTGGGCGTGCTCGACCCGTCGCACAAGCTGGTCAGCGGCTATGTCACCCGCGACGGCGCTCAGGTTCCCTTCGCCATCGTGCTGAGCGACGCCGAGGATTGAAGAGCACGCCTCTCGGAAGCGACATCGCCCGACCACCGTTTCCCCCGCCCCCTTGGCTTGGATCCTGGACACGGGACCCAGAAAGGCGAAGAGGGGCGGGCGGACGCAGGGTTTCAGGCCGAAACCTGGCAGCAGGGCGCCAGCTTGCCGTTCCCTCTGGCGGCCGAGAGGCCTATCTAGCCGGCCATGAGCGATTTCGACGACGAGGATGACGAGAGCGGCAAGCGCCGGGCGCTGTCCAACGGCCAGGTGCTGGGCTTCCTGGCGCGGTTCTGGCTGCGTCGGAAGACGATCTTCGCGGCCGGCGTGATCCTGACCCTGGTGGCGGTGGCCTTCGACCTGGCCCTGCCCTGGGCCTCGGGCAAGCTGATCGACGTGGTCGCCGCGGGCCACAAGGACCAGGCGTGGGGCGCCTGGGCGGCCTTCGTCGGCGTCTATCTGGCCTTCTCGCTGATCCGCAATGTCGCCCACCGGTTCTGGATCCCGCTGGCCGCCCGCAACATGGAGGAGATGACCAACGAGGGCTTCGCCCGCGTCCAGGCCTTCTCCTCCGACTGGCACGCCGACAGCTTCGCCGGCGCCACGGTGCGCAAGCTGACCCGCGCCATGTGGGGCTACGACAGCGTCACCGACGCCTTCACCATCTGGCTCGTGCCCAGCCTGATCGTGCTGGTCGGCCTGTCGGTGATGATGCTGGTGCGCCAGCCGCTGGCCGGCGCGATCTCGCTGGTCGTGGTGGTGCTGTACCTGGCGGTGAACCTGTGGATCACCGAGCGCTACGTCCGCCCGTCGAACCTGAAGTCCAACGCCCTGGATTCCGCCATCGGCGGGGCCCTGGCCGACGCCGTGACCTCCAACCCCACCGTCAAGGCGTTCGGCGCCGAGGCCCGCGAGACCGAGCGCCTGGCGCAGGTCACGGCCGCCTGGCGCGACGCGGTGATGGTCACCTGGAACCGCTTCACCGACGTGTGGCTTGGCCAGAACCTGCTGCTGGTCGTGCTGCAGGCGGGCCTGTCGGGCGCGATGGTCTGGAGCTGGCTGCAGGGCAAGGCCGGCCCCGGCGACGTCGCCTTCGCCATCACCGCCTTCCTGCTGATGAGCGGCTATCTGCGCAACATGGGCGAGAACATCCGCATGCTGCAGAAGGGCCTCGACGACAGCGAGGACGCCGCGGCCTGGGCCACGCTCGCCCCGCAGATCGCCGACGCGCCCGGCGCGCCCGCCTTCGTCCCCGGCCCCGGCGAGGTCGCCTTCCAGGGCGTCACCTTCGCCTATCGCAACGCCGGCGCGCCGCTGTACGACCGCTTCTCGCTGGACATCGCGCCGGGCGAGAAGGTGGCCCTGGTCGGCCCGACGGGCTCGGGCAAGTCGACCTTCGTCAAGCTGATCCAGCGGCT includes:
- a CDS encoding catalase, yielding MTKTILTTTAGAPVADNQNSLSAGPRGPLLMQDYQLIEKLAHQNRERIPERVVHAKGSAAYGVLTITHDISAWTKAKALQPGATSEVLLRFSTVAGERGAADAERDVRGFALKVYTEEGNWDLVGNNTPVFFIRDPLKFPDFIRTQKRHPVSNLRSPTAMWDFWSLSPESLHQVTILFSDRGLPQGYRHMHGFGSHTYSFVNAANERVWVKFHFKSQQGVRTWTNEEGNAVIAGDRESAQRDLFEAIEGGDYPRWTLRVQIMTEAQARQTAFDPFDLTKVWPHADFPLIEVGVLELNRNPDNYFAEVEQSSFSPSNIVPGIGFSPDKVLQGRLFAYADAHRYRVGTHYEALPVNRPRCPVNHYHADGAMRFDAPKRTEAWYEPSSFGGPVEAPSAAEPPLPLHGDADRFDHRAGNDDYAQPGALFRLMSPAQQEALFGNIAAAMQGVPEAIVRRQLVHFHRADPAYAAGVALRLGIAFDAAPIAAE
- the ubiA gene encoding 4-hydroxybenzoate octaprenyltransferase; protein product: MTAILPDAAAANWVDRYAPVALRPWLKLGRFDRPAGIWLLMLPGWQGIALAAAEKGQLPNPWLLIAFFVGAALMRAAGCAFNDIVDRDFDAQVARTALRPIPAGLITVKQAWLFLVGCSLTSFLILICLGWVAIGLGVASLVLVAGYPFMKRITWWPQAWLGLTFNWGALLGYAAATHTLSWSAALLYASGIFWTLGYDTIYAIQDIEDDALAGVKSSTRRLGSKVREGVAIFYVLAFALALAAAWVGGLGPLFLPLLGLFALHLSRQAVAVRVDDGPGALRIFKSNAQAGAILVLALVAGAWTPAGL
- a CDS encoding lysozyme inhibitor LprI family protein; this translates as MRLPIIAALVSLGFAGAAHAASFDCAKARRADERAICADRSLDNKDVRMSVLYDVNKRTMGMGARGALMDGQQAWLNDRANCKANRACLNRAYDRRLGELERSMERIYRAGPF
- a CDS encoding fatty acid desaturase family protein, with the translated sequence MAVAARIKPQELFAPEDWARLSARSSWRGIAMVAHAWGVILAAGALFVVWPNPLTYVVAVMLIGARQLGLAILMHEAAHGGLHPNLKVNDWLGEWLCAAPLGASLNAYRPYHLTHHKFAQQAEDPDLVLSAPFPTTRASLRRKIVRDLTGQTFFKQRFGPILAGLKKRGHGQAPGAIFARAAAGQKRFLLINLVILVALSAAGLWWAWFALWLVPMATWFPLVTRLRNIAEHALVAKDEPDPFRHARTTRANWLERALVAPYHVNFHAEHHLFMHVPCWNLPRAHRLLREKGLTEGMLTAPGYLTVLKAASGKAAAV
- a CDS encoding class I SAM-dependent methyltransferase yields the protein MIVQTLEGRRAFIADNTRLLPTPHAPELVLHLADEITPLWKLTEEALEAIGLPPPFWAFAWAGGQALARYVLDHPEIVRGKTVVDFATGSGIVAVAAMKAGAASVLAADIDVFCEAAVAMNAAANGVEIAFTDANLLDAPPPEADVLLAGDICYEGPMAAAVMAWLAKGRAAGATVLVGDPGRTYFPKDGLEKLAEYQVPTTRELEDLAIKRTSVWTLP
- a CDS encoding VOC family protein: MREDGKIDYIEWAGGELPATKAFYAAAFGWSFTDYGPGYTAFEGQGADGGFVGDVTEEPAKPLVILYAHDLEAMEAKVTAAGGVIVKPIFEFPGGRRFHFIDPAGNELAVWSATGFE
- a CDS encoding zinc/iron-chelating domain-containing protein, which gives rise to MGERTCGSCGLCCKVLAIEALAKPDGVWCGHFRKGGGCGSYETRPGACRDFHCLWLSSEKLDQGWRPDKAGFVMYADRDGKRLNVVVDPGKPTAWKRSPYYERIKAMSRRAYDGYELVVCVGDRRTVVFPSEDVDLGVLDPSHKLVSGYVTRDGAQVPFAIVLSDAED
- a CDS encoding ABC transporter ATP-binding protein, coding for MSDFDDEDDESGKRRALSNGQVLGFLARFWLRRKTIFAAGVILTLVAVAFDLALPWASGKLIDVVAAGHKDQAWGAWAAFVGVYLAFSLIRNVAHRFWIPLAARNMEEMTNEGFARVQAFSSDWHADSFAGATVRKLTRAMWGYDSVTDAFTIWLVPSLIVLVGLSVMMLVRQPLAGAISLVVVVLYLAVNLWITERYVRPSNLKSNALDSAIGGALADAVTSNPTVKAFGAEARETERLAQVTAAWRDAVMVTWNRFTDVWLGQNLLLVVLQAGLSGAMVWSWLQGKAGPGDVAFAITAFLLMSGYLRNMGENIRMLQKGLDDSEDAAAWATLAPQIADAPGAPAFVPGPGEVAFQGVTFAYRNAGAPLYDRFSLDIAPGEKVALVGPTGSGKSTFVKLIQRLHDLQGGRVLIDGQDVARVTQGSLRRAIAVVPQDPALFHRSLLDNIAYGRPDATFEQVVEAAKKARAHDFILKLPHGYDTLVGERGIKLSGGERQRVAIARAFLTDAPILVLDEATSSLDVETEALVQEAAEALMQGRTTIVIAHRLSTVRGADRILVFQNGRLVEEGRHADLKAAGGVYARLNAVSEGAA